Part of the Rhodococcus sp. OK302 genome is shown below.
CGGCATCAACAAGACCAAACCGCACGTCGTATTGCTCGACGTGCACATGCCCGACGGCGGTGGAGTGGCCGTGCTTCGCGGGATAGATTCGGGCCCGGTGTGCTTGGCGCTCAGCGTGTCCGACGCCGCCGAGGATGTCATCGCAGTAATTCGCGGTGGAGCTCGGGGGTACGTGACCAAAACGATTTCGGGGTCCGAATTGGCCGATGGTGTGCGTCGGGTCGCCGGCGGCGACGCCGTCTTCGGACCTCGGTTGGCGGGGTTCGTGCTCGATTCCTTCACCGGTCGGTCTGCAGCTCCGGAACCGCAGCTCGATCCGGAACTGGATTCTCTGACTCCGCGTGAACTCGAAGTCCTCCGGTTGCTCGCCCGGGGTTACACCTACCGCGAAATCGCGGAGGAACTGGTGATTTCTGTGAAGACGGTCGAGACCCATGCGTCGAATGTTCTGCGAAAGACTCAGCAGTCCAATCGCAATGCGCTGACGCGTTGGGCTCATCGCCGTCAGATCGACTAGCACCGTCAGATCGACTGAGGTCTTTCACGATGCTCGGCTAAGGCGCACGATGGACCAATG
Proteins encoded:
- a CDS encoding LuxR C-terminal-related transcriptional regulator — protein: MTLPPVPPYRVFLVDDHGVFRSGVRAELSREGDMEIVGEAGGVAEAIAGINKTKPHVVLLDVHMPDGGGVAVLRGIDSGPVCLALSVSDAAEDVIAVIRGGARGYVTKTISGSELADGVRRVAGGDAVFGPRLAGFVLDSFTGRSAAPEPQLDPELDSLTPRELEVLRLLARGYTYREIAEELVISVKTVETHASNVLRKTQQSNRNALTRWAHRRQID